The Chryseobacterium phocaeense genome includes the window TTTTGTGAATTCATTAATTGACTACCCCTATTTTTGCCGTAGCTTTATCTGATCCGTCTTCATTGGTCATCAATACAAAATAAATACCTGAAGCTACCCTGGTGCCCTTCTGATTATTCAAATCCCACTCATAATAGCCTCCTCTGGCTACTGCAGAGTGTATTACATTCCCTGCAGAATCTGTGATTCTGATATTTGTTTTTTCTGCCAGGCCTTTAATGGTCACTTTTCCTTTAAAGTTGGAGTATACTACAGGATTAGGGTACACCACTACCTGTCCGAAATTGGCATTTACATCGCCAACATCTCCCTGATAAGCGACAATACCGTTATAGGTTACAAAATAAACCTTTCCGGTTTTTCTGTCTACTTTTATATCGGTAACGGAATTGGTAGGAAGGGGAGAGTTTTCTTTTGTGAAATGTTTAATGGTCTGCTGCCCGTCGGCAGAAAGATAATATACACCGCCTCCGTCTACAGAAATCCATTTATAATTTCCGGCATCTACTTCTACCTGAAGGATCTGGCCGTCTCTGAAAAGCTCTTCTCCAAGCCCGCCCTGTTCTATAACAATAGGCTCCACTTTAGGGTCCGGTGCTTTAATTTCTGTTGCGGCATTGGGTAATATTCTTAATCCGCTGTCTGTTCCTATCCATGCATCTCCGGATTTATCAAAGGCTACGGATAATGTCCCTTTTGAATTTCCCGCGAATCCATTGGAATCATCCAATATATAATCCGTATCATCAGAAAGGTTGGCGGCATTCTTATAATCGTAAACCATAAAGTGATTGGTTCTTGGCAGCGGAACCCACAGCATGTTTTCGTGAACCACAGGCTTTTGAGCACCCGCACTTGTTAACCCTATTTTCTTTAGTGTAAAACTGTCTGAAGCCCTGTCATAGATCCATATGGCAGGTTTGGTACCTTCGTCAAATCCAACGGATACAAAGATGTTGTTCTGGCTGTCAGTAGCAAAGCCTACAGGCCGGAAAGGACCCGAGTAATATTTTACAAAATCAAAATCCTTGCTCGTGGAATTGTATTTCATTTTATAAACGCCTTCATTAGTACTACCGGTATAGTTGGTGAAGAGCACCTCACTGTTATCGGCCGGATTTAAAATAGCATCCAGTACGTTAACTGCTCCCGTGTTTCCTATAAAATAAGAAGGGGCAATCCATTCTGAACCTGTAAAATAATAAAATCCGGGTTTTTTAGGGTTGGTTGCTCCCTGATTAAAACGGTTGATCCTTGCACCTGATGATACCAGCATCTGGTTGTTGTCATACAGATTGATCTTATAGGAAGAATTGGTATAAGGTCCTGAAGGTTTATAAGTATTGCTGCTCTCATCCTTAATCCCTGATAATATGGTACCTCCATATACTTTTCCGGTGGCTATTATAGCGGTATTGCAGTCTTCTCCCAAACTTACGGAACTCAACGAGGTTCCGTTTAAGCCGAACGTATAAATCCTGCTGTCTGTTACTACAATATTGTCTGAACTTATAACGATGTCCTTAATAGCTCCAAAAGCTGCAGGAAGCGGGGTAGGCGTACCGCCGTTATAAATAAATGCTGCTGTGGCAGAAGAATAAATAAGGGATGTACCTTCTGCATCTATATGCTTAAAAGATCCCGGTATTTCAGTGGTCCAGGTAGAGAATACAGGAAATGTGATATTCAGTTCGTGGCTTTTCAGGCCGGTGTTTGTTACGGAATAGACCTTATTTCCAAAGATGGCCGCTTCATTACTGGCTTCATAAACACCGCCACCCGTCATAAAGAATGCAGAATCCCCGAATTCAAGCTTTTTAAGGTTAAAAATAGAGACTCCATACCCCACTGAAACTACAGCCTGATCGCCGGTAATGGAAATATGGTTGATGCTTTTGCTACCGTTATAACCGGTTGCAATAGGGATGTCCACTACATATTTGATTTCCTGAGGTGTAATGATGTCAAGCGAGCCGTTTGCATATCCTATCACAGCTACTTTGGTCTGCGGATTATAATCGAAGGCGGATATGTTCACATCATGGAGACCGTTCGCTTTTGAGAGCTTGGTCACCTCTCCGCTGGAGATGGTATAATAGAATATCCCGTTTTCTGTCGCGGCAATTATTTTTCCATTGTCTTCCTTCATTGCCAAGACATTGTTGTAGGAAAAATGATCCGTCCATTTTTTGGATGAAATGACCTGCGCATTTACGAATTGCAGGGAGGCTAAAATACCGAGAGAGAGTAACGAGAGTTTTTTCATATTATACGGTTATACTGCTGTCTATAGCCTGGTTGTTCCAGGTAATATGCTTTACGTTTTTATTGCTGTCGAAGTAAAAATCTATTCTGCCCAGAAGAAGACCTGCCCATCCTACCTGGTTGACCAGCACGTTTTTACCTTGTCTGTTGGTAAATGTCTGCGGTTCCGGTAAAAACGTATGAGTATGGCCTCCCAGAATAATGTCAATATTTTCTGTTTTGGCAGCCAGAGTTTTATCATTTATTTTATCAGGTTCATCCTGGTAATCATAGCCAATATGGGAAAGGCAGATGACAAGATCACATTTCTGATCGTTTTTCAGGAAGTTGGAATAATGCTGGGCTATTTCTACAGGATCCGAATATACGGTTTCCGCGTACTGCTTTTTGCCCACAAGACCGTCCAGCTTAATGCCTACTCCGAAAATACCTACTTTTATTCCGTTCTTATTGAAAATTTTATACTGTGAAGTTTTTCCGTCCAGAATGGTGTTTTTAAAATCATAATTGGAACAGATAAACGGGAATTTTGCATTGGGAAGTACTTGCAGGAAACCTTCAAGACCATTGTCGAAATCATGATTTCCCATGGTGGAAGCGTCATATTTCATCATAGACATCAGCTTGAATTCCAGCTCACCTCCAAAAAAGTTGAAATACGGGGTACCCTGAAAAATATCGCCGGAATCCAGTAGAAGGACGTTGCTTTCCTGACTTCTGATCTGCTGTATCAGACTTGCCCTTCTGGCAAAGCCCCCCTGATTGGGGTTTTTGGTAAAACTTGCATCAAAAGGTTCTATCCTGCTGTGCTGGTCATTGGTATGAAGGATGGTCAGTTTGGTTGCGGTTGTAAAAGGATTGAATTTCAATTCTTCCGCCATCATCATATTGGGAGCTAAAGCTGCTGCTAAAGATCCACCTCCTATTACTTTTAAAAAACTTTTTCTATCCATTATTTCTTACCGATAAAATTTAAACGAATATCCGTAGCGGGAACCACTTCCGAAGTTTTCCTGAAATATTCCAGAAAAAGCTCTCTGAGCCCCAACCCTGTATTAATTGATTCTCCCTTGGAAAAGAATTTCATATTATCTCCTCCCAGCGCCAGATAATCTGAGGTGGCAATATAATAATCCTGGGACGGATTTACAGGTTTTCCGTTGATCAGGGCTTTTGTAAACTGTCCATTTTGGGTTTCGATGTATAAGTGAGACACCGGGTTGTTCATCTGTGTTTTTGCATAATAATCAAAAAGTCCCTGAAGGTCTGAGCCTTTCATTTTTACGATGACCACCTGATTTTGGAAAGGCATCACTTCATAAATGTTTTTCAGCAGAATATCACCTTTACCAATCGTAGTACGGATTCCCCCGATGTTGATCAGGGCTGCGTCTACATTTTTATTAAGGTTCTTTTTTGCCCATACATCGGCACCGTCAAAGGTGTAGTCGGCCAAAAGATTACCCAGATTGCTGTTAGTTCCTTCCTTGGTAAGATCTATACTGGTGTGGGAAATTTTCTGGTTCATCTCCTTTTCCAGTTTCTGTTTATAGGGTTCTATAACTTTTACAAACTCCTCATCATTTTTCAGCTCATTATTAATAGAAATATTTTTCCGGATCTGTACTTCAGCCAGCTGCAGCGTAGATGCTGTTTTGCAGGCGGTAAGCGTGACCAGAGCAATTCCTAGTAACAAGAATTTATTTTTCATATGTTGCAAATTATTTTTTAAAGGTCATATGTAATCGCCACTACTTTTAATACTTTCATAAGCAAATTTGGTTATAGCGATGTCATACTATCTTTTAGTATATGCAAATATAATTATATGTAGAATAAAACATTATTATTTGTTCAAATTCTTCTTGTAAATTATTAAATTTGACAAAAATAATTCTAACAGATGAGCATTTTAAAAGGAGTAGGTGTTGCCCTTGTAACACCCTTTAATGAAGATTTATCCGTAGATTTTGACAGCTTAACAAAACTTGTTGACTACAATATCGAGAACGGAACCAATTATTTAGTTGTTTTGGGAACTACAGCAGAGGCTGCAACGCTTTCTGATGAGGAGAAGAAACAGGTGATTGAGCACATCATTAAGGTTAATAATAAACGTCTTCCCCTGGTGTTGGGAATAGGCGGTAATAATACTCTTGAAGTAAAGAAACAGATTGAAGAAGCAGATCTTTCAGCATTCGAAGCTGTACTTTCCGTTTCCCCATATTATAATAAACCTAATCAGGAAGGTCTTTATCAGCATTATAAATTGCTGGCTTCCACCGGTAAAAATATCATTATTTACAATGTACCGTCAAGGACGGGGCAGAATGTGGATGCAGATACTACCATCCGTCTGGCACAGGAGTTTCCCAATTTATTCATGATCAAGGAAGCCGCTCCGAATATTCTTCAGTATTTTGATATTTTAAGAAAAAAGCCTGAAGGATTTTCACTGGTATCAGGAGATGATGAATATACACTTCCGGTAACACTGGCAGGTGGAAATGGTGTAATTTCTGTAATAGGGCAGGGGTATCCGAAAGAATTTTCTACAATGGTTCAGCTGGCTTTTGAAGGAAAAGTGAAGGAAGCTTATGAGATCCACAATAAATTGGTAGACATTACAAGGCTGATCTTTGCAGAAGGAAATCCTTGCGGAATCAAAGTGGTTCTTGCTGAAAAAGGAATCATTAAAAATTATTTAAGACTTCCATTGGTTCCTGCTTCTGAAGGACTTTATGCGAAGATCAAAGCTGAAATGGCGAAAATCTAGAAAGGGTCAATGGTGAATGGTCAATTGTGAATTTATAATCGGGTTTTCTATTCACTACTCACTTGCGAAGCAAAAATTGACCATTGACAGAGATAATGTGAATTGTGAATGGTCAATAGTGAATTTTAGTATTGTGTTATGATTCACTATTCACTTGCGAAGCAAAATTGACCATTGACCTAAAAATAACAAGGTGAAAAGTTCCGGCTTTTCACTTTTTTTAATCAGAAATAGTATGAAATTAATAGAAGCAACAGAAAAAGACATTCCTCTTATCCAGGATTTGGCGAGAAGATCCTGGGAAAATGCCTATGCAGAAATTCTTTCCAGGGAACAGATGGAATATATGCTTTCGGAAATGTATTCGGAAGCTGAAATCGGAAATCATATTCAGCATCCGGATTATCATTATTATTTAATCCGGGATGAAAGTAACGGCTCGTTTGAAGGGTTTATAGGCTATCAGCATCATTATGAAGAAGGGACAACAAAGCTTCACCGCATTTATCTTGTCCCTGAAAGTAAGGGGAAAGGACTCGGAAAAGCAGCGCTGGAATTCCTCAATAAAAAGGTTTCTGAAAACGGAGATCACAGAGTTGTGCTGAATGTGAATAAACATAATGCTGCACGGAACTTCTATGAATCGCAGGGATACAGAGTGTATGATGAAGGGGTGTTTGATATTGGAAGAGGTTTTGTCATGGATGACTACCTTATGGAATTCTTAATTCACAATTAAATGACTTAAAATTGTGTAACATTTAATTTTAATTCTATAACATGTGATATTTTTTTTTGATCCATCTTTGTATCAGAACCAAATCACTTTCAATAATACATTCATATGCTTGGTTTTGAGCTATTGCAGCTTTTTATCAGTATATTTTTTTCATCCTTAGTGTTTAAATTCCTGTATTCAATATGCAGGAGTTTTTTGTTTTTACATATTATGTTAAAATATTACATCCTATTTCACTTTTAAATGAAATAAATTGGTATATTTACTTCGAAATTTGAGACACTAAATCAGGATGAAAATGTATGTAAAATTTGATTTCAACGCCCTCTGCATGAAGGTGTTGGATGAAAAACTGAAAGAACACGGGCTGAAATACCGCCTGTTGAACTTTGGCGAAGTGGAATTCTTTGAACCCATTACGCAGGATCAGCATAATCTTTTTAAGAAGGATCTTGAAGATTATGGAATAGAGATTATCGAAAGCCAGAAGACCGCTTTGGTACAGAAAATAAAGGACACTATTGTAGAGTTGGTATTTTCTGAAAATGCAGTTCCCGTTAAAGCCTCTATTTATATTGCCGAAAAACTGAATCACAGTTATGGGTATCTTTCCAACCTTTTTTCTGAGGTTGCTTATACCTCAATAGAGAATTTTATTATCCTTCAAAAAATTGAGTACGCCAAAGAACTGATTCTGAATAATAAACTCAGCCTTACGGAAATTGGGCATAAGCTGAATTATTCCAGCGTAGCACATTTGAGTACACAATTCAAGAATACAACCGGAATCACTCCTTCGCAGTTTCAGAAGATTGTTAACAAAAGGAGAAAACTACAAAGCGTAGCTGTAAATTCTAAAATGATATATGAATAAAGAATATTTGAATGTAATAACAGCAGACGATGACGAGGGCAATATCATATTCTTTAAAAATATTTTCAAAGATTTAAAGATTGGAGTAAAGTCTCGGTTCTTTTCAAGCGGAGACAGTCTTATGGATTATCTGCAAACCGGTGAAGCCATTATACCGGAATTGATTTTCATTAAGTATACTATTTCCGGAAAAAACAGCAGGGAATGCCTTGAAGAAATTAAAATGAATCCCAGATTCAGCAACATTGTTATTGCCATGTATGTGGACCAGATTCCGGAAAATGAAATTGAAGAAATCTTCGTGAACGGAGCTAATATTTTTATGAAAAAACCTGAAAGCTATGAAGGCCTGAAAAAGTCTCTTACAGAAATTATCAGTATCAACTGGCAGTATCATACATCCGGACTCAATAAGGATACTTTTATTATGAAGATATGATGGATGCAGGGTTTTTGAGTTCACTTCAAGTAGAATAAAAGTGATATTTCAAGCATACTATTCACATAAAAGTGAAAATTGTATAACTAATAATTAAAATAATATAAGGAAGAATCCACGCAATATCCGCAATTTTGTAACGTAGACATTGCAACACAAATTAGCTATATAAAAAAGCAGTGGATGACAGAGATTAGATTATTTCATTAGAAATCAAGATATAAGTCACAATGTTAGTTTTAACAAAATGAATTATATTCATTTCCAGCTATAAAGCATAGAAGATCTTTAAACAAAACGGTACAATCATGAAAACTTAAGAAAGTTGAAGGGTATTTATTCGTTTCATTCCCACTTCCTTCAACTTGAACAGTTAGTTTTTATAATAAGCAAGTTGGAAAAATAATTCATTTTGTTTTTTTAATTTATTTTAATAGTCAGAGCTGAAAATTCAAATAGTATATAAATATTTTCACCAATCACAAAATATTAGTTCTTACTATTAAAATAAATTATTTAAGCAAATTTTTAAAAAGTAATTTCTTCTAAATAACAGTTTTATAAGGGGGCCGCGGAAAGATAATAATTCTTTTCGCGGTTTTTTTATGATATTTTACTCCATTTGTTTTTCCCTTTGTAGTACTTCAGATAGTAATTTTTAATGATCAGGTTATCTGGCCTGGCCAGCATCGGATCTGCTTCCAGAATTTTATCCACTGTATTTTTGGTGGTTTTAATGATGGCAGAATCATTCACAAGATCAAGTCTTTTAAAATCCACCACACCACTCTGTTGTGTTCCCAGAATATCTCCCGGCCCCCGGAGCTGCATATCCACTTCAGAGATTTTAAATCCGTCATTGGTCTCCGTCATTGTCCGGATACGGGTTCTGCTTTCTTTTGATAATTTGTCAGAGGTCATCAGGATGCAGTAGCTTTGCTCCGCGCCTCTTCCTACACGGCCCCGGAGCTGATGTAGCTGGGAAAGCCCGAATCTTTCAGAACTTTCTATGACCATAACAGAGGCATTGGGAACATTTACTCCTACTTCAATAACCGTAGTGGCTACCATAATTTCTGCTTTTCCGGAAGCGAAATAATTCATCGCTGCGTCTTTTTCCGCAGGTTTCATTTTTCCGTGAAGCATGGTGACGTTATAATCGGAGAAGGCGTTCATCACGTGGTCCAAACCTTCCATCAGGTTTTTATAATCCAAAGTTTCAGATTCTTCAATCAATGGATAGACAAAATACACCTGTCTTCCTTTTTTGATCTCGTCCCTGCAGAAATTATAGACGTAGGTTCTGTCTTTTTCCCTTCTGTGAGCGGTGATTATAGGTTTTCTTCCCACCGGCATTTCATCAATTACCGAGACATCCAGATCAGAATAAAAGCTCATCGCCAAAGTTCTGGGAATAGGAGTGGCGGTCATCACCAGAATATGGGGCGGAATTTTATTTTTTGCCCAAAGTTTTGCCCGTTGTGCTACGCCAAACCTGTGCTGCTCATCAATAATAGCCAGCCCAAGGTTTTTAAACTTCACTTTGTCCTCTAAAACGGCGTGGGTACCTACCAGTATAGACAGCGTTCCATTTTCCAGTTCTTCATGAATGATTTTTCTTTCCGCAGTTTTGGAAGATCCGGTCAGAAGGCGCACATTGATGCCTGTTTCCGTTAAAAGGTCTTTAATTCCATTGTAG containing:
- the porZ gene encoding type IX secretion system anionic LPS delivery protein PorZ translates to MKKLSLLSLGILASLQFVNAQVISSKKWTDHFSYNNVLAMKEDNGKIIAATENGIFYYTISSGEVTKLSKANGLHDVNISAFDYNPQTKVAVIGYANGSLDIITPQEIKYVVDIPIATGYNGSKSINHISITGDQAVVSVGYGVSIFNLKKLEFGDSAFFMTGGGVYEASNEAAIFGNKVYSVTNTGLKSHELNITFPVFSTWTTEIPGSFKHIDAEGTSLIYSSATAAFIYNGGTPTPLPAAFGAIKDIVISSDNIVVTDSRIYTFGLNGTSLSSVSLGEDCNTAIIATGKVYGGTILSGIKDESSNTYKPSGPYTNSSYKINLYDNNQMLVSSGARINRFNQGATNPKKPGFYYFTGSEWIAPSYFIGNTGAVNVLDAILNPADNSEVLFTNYTGSTNEGVYKMKYNSTSKDFDFVKYYSGPFRPVGFATDSQNNIFVSVGFDEGTKPAIWIYDRASDSFTLKKIGLTSAGAQKPVVHENMLWVPLPRTNHFMVYDYKNAANLSDDTDYILDDSNGFAGNSKGTLSVAFDKSGDAWIGTDSGLRILPNAATEIKAPDPKVEPIVIEQGGLGEELFRDGQILQVEVDAGNYKWISVDGGGVYYLSADGQQTIKHFTKENSPLPTNSVTDIKVDRKTGKVYFVTYNGIVAYQGDVGDVNANFGQVVVYPNPVVYSNFKGKVTIKGLAEKTNIRITDSAGNVIHSAVARGGYYEWDLNNQKGTRVASGIYFVLMTNEDGSDKATAKIGVVN
- the recG gene encoding ATP-dependent DNA helicase RecG codes for the protein MTLETSIEYVKGIGPERAKLIKSVLGLSTVDDLLNFYPIRYLDKNKVYKISQLEESSIEVQLKGRITQVQEVQTGKTKRLSAKFNDDTGTMDLVWFQYSKWLKEQIPVNREVYIFGKINVFNRQFSMPHPEIEAEENKESDSRLKPIYPSSEKLTKRGLNQRFFQVVLRNICKEIPSLIEENFPEYMMKAFKFLSRQHTFLNIHFPKDMEHFEKADNRLKFEESFFFQLGYALKKLHHKSHSPGNPFPVVGDHFNDFYNNHIPFDLTNAQKRVLKEIRLDMKRPIQMNRLLQGDVGSGKTMVALLTMLIAMDNGFQSCIMAPTEILAQQHYNGIKDLLTETGINVRLLTGSSKTAERKIIHEELENGTLSILVGTHAVLEDKVKFKNLGLAIIDEQHRFGVAQRAKLWAKNKIPPHILVMTATPIPRTLAMSFYSDLDVSVIDEMPVGRKPIITAHRREKDRTYVYNFCRDEIKKGRQVYFVYPLIEESETLDYKNLMEGLDHVMNAFSDYNVTMLHGKMKPAEKDAAMNYFASGKAEIMVATTVIEVGVNVPNASVMVIESSERFGLSQLHQLRGRVGRGAEQSYCILMTSDKLSKESRTRIRTMTETNDGFKISEVDMQLRGPGDILGTQQSGVVDFKRLDLVNDSAIIKTTKNTVDKILEADPMLARPDNLIIKNYYLKYYKGKNKWSKIS
- the dapA gene encoding 4-hydroxy-tetrahydrodipicolinate synthase, with amino-acid sequence MSILKGVGVALVTPFNEDLSVDFDSLTKLVDYNIENGTNYLVVLGTTAEAATLSDEEKKQVIEHIIKVNNKRLPLVLGIGGNNTLEVKKQIEEADLSAFEAVLSVSPYYNKPNQEGLYQHYKLLASTGKNIIIYNVPSRTGQNVDADTTIRLAQEFPNLFMIKEAAPNILQYFDILRKKPEGFSLVSGDDEYTLPVTLAGGNGVISVIGQGYPKEFSTMVQLAFEGKVKEAYEIHNKLVDITRLIFAEGNPCGIKVVLAEKGIIKNYLRLPLVPASEGLYAKIKAEMAKI
- a CDS encoding response regulator, which codes for MNKEYLNVITADDDEGNIIFFKNIFKDLKIGVKSRFFSSGDSLMDYLQTGEAIIPELIFIKYTISGKNSRECLEEIKMNPRFSNIVIAMYVDQIPENEIEEIFVNGANIFMKKPESYEGLKKSLTEIISINWQYHTSGLNKDTFIMKI
- a CDS encoding bifunctional metallophosphatase/5'-nucleotidase, whose protein sequence is MDRKSFLKVIGGGSLAAALAPNMMMAEELKFNPFTTATKLTILHTNDQHSRIEPFDASFTKNPNQGGFARRASLIQQIRSQESNVLLLDSGDIFQGTPYFNFFGGELEFKLMSMMKYDASTMGNHDFDNGLEGFLQVLPNAKFPFICSNYDFKNTILDGKTSQYKIFNKNGIKVGIFGVGIKLDGLVGKKQYAETVYSDPVEIAQHYSNFLKNDQKCDLVICLSHIGYDYQDEPDKINDKTLAAKTENIDIILGGHTHTFLPEPQTFTNRQGKNVLVNQVGWAGLLLGRIDFYFDSNKNVKHITWNNQAIDSSITV
- a CDS encoding 5'-nucleotidase C-terminal domain-containing protein gives rise to the protein MKNKFLLLGIALVTLTACKTASTLQLAEVQIRKNISINNELKNDEEFVKVIEPYKQKLEKEMNQKISHTSIDLTKEGTNSNLGNLLADYTFDGADVWAKKNLNKNVDAALINIGGIRTTIGKGDILLKNIYEVMPFQNQVVIVKMKGSDLQGLFDYYAKTQMNNPVSHLYIETQNGQFTKALINGKPVNPSQDYYIATSDYLALGGDNMKFFSKGESINTGLGLRELFLEYFRKTSEVVPATDIRLNFIGKK
- a CDS encoding GNAT family N-acetyltransferase gives rise to the protein MKLIEATEKDIPLIQDLARRSWENAYAEILSREQMEYMLSEMYSEAEIGNHIQHPDYHYYLIRDESNGSFEGFIGYQHHYEEGTTKLHRIYLVPESKGKGLGKAALEFLNKKVSENGDHRVVLNVNKHNAARNFYESQGYRVYDEGVFDIGRGFVMDDYLMEFLIHN
- a CDS encoding helix-turn-helix domain-containing protein, which encodes MKMYVKFDFNALCMKVLDEKLKEHGLKYRLLNFGEVEFFEPITQDQHNLFKKDLEDYGIEIIESQKTALVQKIKDTIVELVFSENAVPVKASIYIAEKLNHSYGYLSNLFSEVAYTSIENFIILQKIEYAKELILNNKLSLTEIGHKLNYSSVAHLSTQFKNTTGITPSQFQKIVNKRRKLQSVAVNSKMIYE